Proteins from one Limanda limanda chromosome 4, fLimLim1.1, whole genome shotgun sequence genomic window:
- the cdc42 gene encoding cell division control protein 42 homolog, translating into MQTIKCVVVGDGAVGKTCLLISYTTNKFPSEYVPTVFDNYAVTVMIGGEPYTLGLFDTAGQEDYDRLRPLSYPQTDVFLVCFSVVSPSSFENVKEKWVPEITHHCPKTPFLLVGTQIDLRDDPSTIEKLAKNKQKPITPETAEKLARDLKAVKYVECSALTQKGLKNVFDEAILAALEPPEPKKKRKCVLL; encoded by the exons ATGCAGACCATCAAGTGTGTTGTAGTTGGTGACGGTGCTGTGGGTAAAACATGCCTGCTCATCTCTTACACCACAAACAAGTTTCCCTCTGAATATGTACCTACG GTCTTTGATAACTATGCTGTTACGGTAATGATTGGAGGCGAGCCCTACACTCTGGGCTTGTTTGATACAGCAg gtcAGGAAGACTACGACAGGTTACGACCTCTGAGTTATCCCCAGACAGATGTCTTCctcgtctgtttctctgtcgTGTCTCCCTCCTCGTTTGAAAACGTTAAAGAAAAG TGGGTTCCAGAGATCACCCATCACTGTCCAAAGACCCCCTTCCTCCTAGTTGGGACGCAGATTGACTTGCGGGATGACCCCTCAACTATAGAGAAGCTGGCCAAGAACAAGCAGAAGCCCATCACCCCGGAGACAGCCGAGAAGCTGGCGAGAGACCTCAAGGCTGTGAAATATGTGGAGTGCTCAGCCCTCACACAG aAAGGCCTAAAGAATGTGTTTGATGAGGCGATATTGGCTGCATTGGAGCCCCCAGAGCCCAAGAAGAAACGCAAATGTGTGCTGCTATGA